One segment of Haloplanus natans DSM 17983 DNA contains the following:
- a CDS encoding DUF7504 family protein has product MGENADSVVDREAVQVDPLPENLRGGSTVFVASAGAPSQYAVGLRILCAQGTAEDTAFVVTTTESADRTIEAYDTLGVDSERPSLRIVDTVSVQQSVSAVYDEIPVVFTPSASDLERLVMALSNLVDTTPPTRGARHLVVRSLTPILAASSVDQLSTVLDRITGLRSETGLALLGIDYTAHDEATMTAIADLVDGVLWVTQPAPDRLAFDYQPTGSRHGKFAPGGETGD; this is encoded by the coding sequence ATGGGCGAAAACGCCGACAGTGTCGTCGACAGAGAGGCCGTGCAGGTCGATCCGCTTCCAGAGAACCTCCGTGGCGGATCGACCGTCTTCGTCGCCAGTGCCGGTGCTCCATCCCAGTACGCCGTGGGTCTCCGTATCCTCTGTGCGCAGGGGACAGCAGAGGATACGGCCTTCGTCGTCACGACGACGGAGAGCGCCGATCGGACCATCGAAGCCTATGACACCCTCGGTGTCGATTCGGAGCGACCGTCGCTCCGGATCGTCGACACGGTCTCCGTACAGCAGTCCGTCTCGGCGGTCTACGACGAGATACCGGTCGTTTTCACGCCCTCGGCGAGTGACCTCGAACGGTTGGTGATGGCCCTCTCGAATCTCGTCGATACGACACCGCCGACGAGAGGGGCGCGTCACCTCGTCGTCCGTTCTCTCACACCGATTCTCGCAGCGTCGTCCGTCGATCAGCTGAGTACGGTGCTCGACCGAATCACTGGCCTTCGCTCGGAGACCGGGCTCGCCCTCCTCGGGATCGACTACACCGCTCACGACGAAGCGACGATGACGGCGATTGCAGATCTGGTCGACGGCGTGCTCTGGGTTACCCAGCCCGCTCCGGACCGCCTCGCCTTCGACTATCAGCCGACTGGAAGTCGTCACGGCAAATTCGCTCCCGGCGGTGAGACGGGTGACTAA
- a CDS encoding APC family permease, with amino-acid sequence MVENLGLKEVVAMGVGGMVSGGIFAALGVAMQQAGNAVPISYILAGGITLLTAYSYIELTVYFGENGGAFSFIEHVVDNTHIAGFFGWVLITGYVGTMAMYAFAFGAYSVGLLEDVLNVGLSWFARPAISVGVVASLIGINLVGVRESGFLQDILVYIKAAFLLGIAVLGVLAFQGDFPDFASFFNKGPISPITGFAIIFVSYEGFQLLTYDYNEIENATKNLRRGMYISIVTAIVIYVSVSFMATLHLTPTMVQKYGEYALAKAVVPFLGSIGFVVVVVIAIQSTGSGINATLFGSSRLAHRIATENELPRLFSFRNKKDIPTYALLVIGGLTAVLTAVGSLKQIVEFGSIAFLIADSAANYTALRLAKEAGIRRSIPLIGFLGTVVALPLVLYHLYTTEFHILVSIVGIFIALIFLEFLYIEREKFEWAVKSVEEESHRKS; translated from the coding sequence ATGGTCGAAAATCTCGGGCTGAAGGAGGTGGTGGCGATGGGTGTGGGCGGGATGGTTTCCGGCGGTATATTCGCTGCTCTTGGGGTTGCGATGCAGCAAGCCGGTAACGCTGTCCCGATATCTTACATCCTCGCTGGCGGTATCACGCTTTTGACCGCCTACTCGTACATCGAGCTCACGGTTTATTTCGGGGAGAATGGGGGTGCGTTCTCATTCATTGAACACGTTGTTGACAACACCCACATAGCAGGATTCTTCGGTTGGGTTCTGATCACTGGTTACGTCGGGACTATGGCCATGTACGCGTTCGCTTTCGGGGCGTACTCGGTGGGGCTTCTTGAAGATGTACTGAATGTCGGTCTCTCTTGGTTTGCACGTCCTGCGATATCGGTGGGTGTCGTGGCGTCTCTCATTGGTATAAACCTAGTGGGAGTGCGGGAGTCGGGATTCCTTCAGGACATCCTGGTATACATCAAGGCCGCGTTTTTGCTCGGGATCGCGGTTCTCGGCGTACTGGCATTCCAGGGAGATTTCCCGGATTTTGCCAGTTTCTTCAATAAGGGCCCGATTAGCCCGATAACCGGATTCGCAATCATCTTCGTGTCCTACGAAGGATTCCAACTCCTGACTTATGACTATAATGAGATCGAGAATGCTACCAAAAACCTTCGCCGTGGAATGTACATTTCGATTGTTACTGCCATTGTCATTTACGTCTCGGTATCTTTTATGGCCACTCTCCACCTCACACCCACGATGGTGCAGAAATACGGAGAGTACGCCCTAGCAAAGGCGGTTGTGCCGTTCCTCGGCAGTATCGGTTTCGTGGTGGTCGTAGTTATCGCAATCCAGAGCACAGGATCGGGTATCAACGCCACATTATTCGGGTCGTCACGGCTCGCACACCGTATCGCAACCGAGAACGAACTTCCGCGGCTTTTCTCGTTCAGGAACAAGAAGGACATCCCTACGTACGCACTCCTCGTTATAGGAGGGTTGACCGCAGTTCTTACAGCGGTTGGTAGTCTGAAACAGATAGTCGAATTCGGGTCCATAGCCTTCCTCATAGCAGACAGCGCCGCCAACTATACCGCACTCCGCCTCGCCAAGGAAGCCGGAATCCGCAGGAGTATCCCCCTGATCGGTTTCCTAGGAACGGTAGTCGCTCTCCCGCTTGTGCTCTATCACCTCTACACCACGGAGTTCCATATTCTCGTCTCAATCGTCGGAATTTTCATCGCTTTGATTTTTCTAGAATTCCTCTACATCGAGCGGGAGAAGTTTGAATGGGCTGTTAAAAGCGTGGAGGAAGAGAGTCACCGGAAGTCGTGA